The proteins below are encoded in one region of Brachyspira intermedia PWS/A:
- a CDS encoding PepSY-like domain-containing protein — protein MTKKLFALLITLTIISTSSAFADWVVPASSLPQKARSFIQQVYPNVQIWMVERDGGKFEVKLSNGTQIDFLPNGDWHSIDGEYNAVPFSALPANIANTIRNTYPQAAVIDVEKEWGNYKVKLNNFMELFISSNGQLMGQKFDD, from the coding sequence ATGACTAAAAAATTATTCGCTTTATTAATAACTTTAACTATAATTTCTACTTCAAGTGCTTTTGCTGATTGGGTGGTTCCAGCTTCTTCACTTCCTCAAAAAGCTAGAAGTTTCATACAGCAAGTTTATCCTAATGTACAAATATGGATGGTAGAGAGAGACGGAGGAAAATTTGAAGTAAAATTATCAAATGGTACTCAAATAGACTTTTTGCCTAATGGTGATTGGCATAGCATAGACGGTGAATATAATGCTGTACCTTTCTCTGCTTTACCTGCTAATATAGCAAACACTATAAGAAATACTTATCCTCAGGCTGCTGTAATAGATGTAGAAAAAGAGTGGGGTAATTATAAAGTAAAATTAAATAACTTTATGGAATTATTCATATCTTCTAACGGACAGTTAATGGGACAGAAATTTGATGATTAA
- a CDS encoding C45 family autoproteolytic acyltransferase/hydolase, whose product MYHSRFKGSHYEAGLKYGKLLSKNNINPLEKIKISDERKYFANKCMPIYNKFFPEIIEEIKGLADGLNTNNNIKIDYKDICEFLFTIYSFTFDNKCSSFAFKTDEDIILAKNSDFLKDIKNYCDSVYYKLNDSYSFIGNTTAFIEIEDGINEKGLTAALTFVYPTIIDYGFNAGMIIRYILEKCSAVDEALEFLKNIPISSAQNIVLADRNGDIALIECNCKNIEIIKNDYVFISNHFVSKSMKEYNTDIEDDIYSQERYITMNNAFKNYDYDLDFAKKLISGEYGFLCQYDRKLNFDTVWSSIYSIKNKKIYISEGNPSRKKFKEDKRLKFDY is encoded by the coding sequence ATGTATCATTCAAGATTTAAAGGCAGTCATTATGAGGCAGGACTTAAATATGGTAAATTGCTTTCTAAAAATAATATTAATCCATTAGAAAAAATTAAAATCTCAGATGAAAGAAAATATTTTGCTAATAAATGCATGCCTATATACAATAAATTTTTTCCTGAAATAATAGAAGAGATAAAAGGATTAGCTGACGGATTAAATACGAATAATAATATAAAAATAGATTATAAAGATATATGTGAATTTTTATTTACAATATACTCATTTACTTTTGATAATAAATGTTCATCTTTTGCCTTCAAAACAGATGAAGATATAATACTTGCCAAAAACAGTGATTTTTTAAAAGATATAAAAAACTATTGCGACAGTGTATATTATAAATTAAATGATTCATATTCATTTATAGGTAATACTACAGCATTTATAGAAATTGAAGACGGTATAAATGAAAAAGGACTTACAGCGGCATTAACTTTTGTATATCCTACAATAATAGATTATGGTTTCAATGCAGGAATGATAATAAGATATATTTTAGAAAAATGCTCTGCTGTTGATGAGGCTTTAGAGTTTTTAAAAAATATTCCTATTTCATCGGCACAGAATATAGTATTAGCAGATAGAAACGGAGATATTGCATTGATAGAATGTAATTGCAAAAATATAGAAATAATAAAAAATGATTATGTATTTATATCGAATCATTTTGTAAGTAAGTCTATGAAAGAATATAATACTGATATTGAAGATGATATTTATTCACAAGAAAGATATATTACTATGAATAATGCATTTAAAAATTATGATTATGATTTAGACTTTGCCAAAAAACTTATTTCAGGGGAATATGGTTTTTTATGTCAATATGATAGGAAACTTAATTTTGATACCGTTTGGTCTTCTATATATTCAATAAAAAATAAAAAAATATACATATCTGAAGGAAACCCATCAAGAAAGAAATTCAAAGAAGATAAGAGATTGAAATTTGATTATTGA
- a CDS encoding DUF4132 domain-containing protein, with the protein MIVLSLEEINNIVEKNYNKKFDKTTSFIDDSIISNVLIKDKSAVVSSKVIRYILGEYLDIKEAYRLRNADMIGNSLDSESLSETLENVYKLWDENNKTKSILYPYCIFANNIQLDNLYKRAVSIARGRFKLACSMLEAIALSGTKKGFSLVYEASRKFKQASVKNTCSFIIEDITKKLGISKEAFADKIIPDFDFDKNGLRIIESDNKKFKITLKPDFTISIFDEMKNKEYKTLPKDFPQTPKKELTKLKSDINKMLKTQTERLQLVLMDGRKWTLNEWKEIFFDNPFMRAFAVKLIWGVYDKDNNLLSTFRYMDDGSFNNADDEEMNIEDNALITLLSPMETSRELIEKWKSQLSDYDIVQPFNQLSLETKGDLISRVPKKATARSIKNTALKLGMDKVEDSGFISFYFLYDYYNNAVVSIETSNLYYGSNTTDEIDIKIKFKNADERFEYGAYLILSDYLK; encoded by the coding sequence ATGATAGTGCTTTCATTAGAAGAAATTAACAACATAGTAGAAAAAAATTATAATAAAAAATTTGATAAAACAACTTCATTTATAGATGATTCTATAATATCTAATGTTCTTATAAAAGATAAAAGTGCCGTAGTTTCAAGCAAAGTGATAAGATATATTTTAGGTGAATATTTAGATATAAAAGAGGCTTACAGATTAAGAAATGCTGATATGATAGGCAATTCTTTAGATAGTGAAAGTTTAAGCGAGACTCTTGAGAATGTATATAAATTATGGGATGAAAATAATAAAACTAAATCAATACTTTATCCTTACTGTATATTTGCAAATAATATACAGCTTGATAATTTGTACAAAAGAGCGGTATCTATTGCAAGAGGAAGATTTAAATTGGCATGTTCTATGTTGGAGGCTATTGCTTTAAGCGGAACAAAAAAAGGTTTTTCATTAGTATATGAGGCTTCAAGGAAATTTAAGCAGGCTAGTGTAAAAAATACCTGCTCATTTATTATAGAAGATATTACTAAAAAATTAGGTATTAGTAAAGAGGCTTTTGCTGATAAGATCATACCGGATTTTGATTTTGATAAAAACGGACTGAGAATAATAGAAAGCGATAATAAAAAATTTAAAATAACATTGAAGCCTGATTTTACTATATCAATATTCGATGAAATGAAAAATAAAGAATATAAAACATTACCGAAAGATTTTCCGCAAACTCCAAAAAAAGAATTAACAAAATTAAAAAGCGATATAAATAAGATGCTTAAAACTCAGACTGAACGTTTGCAGTTGGTATTAATGGACGGAAGAAAATGGACTTTAAATGAATGGAAAGAGATATTTTTTGACAATCCTTTTATGAGGGCTTTTGCTGTTAAACTTATTTGGGGAGTATATGATAAAGATAATAATTTATTAAGTACTTTCAGATATATGGATGACGGCTCATTCAATAATGCTGATGATGAGGAAATGAATATAGAAGATAATGCTTTAATAACTTTATTAAGTCCTATGGAAACTAGTAGAGAACTGATAGAAAAATGGAAAAGTCAGCTTTCGGATTATGATATAGTTCAGCCTTTCAATCAATTATCTTTAGAAACAAAAGGAGATTTAATTTCTAGAGTACCTAAAAAAGCAACAGCAAGAAGCATTAAAAATACTGCATTGAAATTGGGTATGGATAAAGTAGAAGATAGCGGATTTATAAGTTTTTATTTTTTATATGATTACTATAATAATGCTGTAGTATCAATAGAAACTTCAAATCTTTATTATGGTTCTAATACCACAGATGAAATTGATATTAAAATAAAATTCAAAAATGCTGATGAAAGATTTGAATATGGGGCTTATCTTATATTATCTGATTATCTAAAATAA
- a CDS encoding SDR family oxidoreductase yields MSSKICIITGASNGIGKEIALLFAKNNCDIAFIDKDNENGLKLQKQIKDMGRECLFINDNIDNEKSIKSFTNKIIEKFGNVDYLINNACYSNKGLLSNCSYDDFLEIFKIGAAAPYEITKNLMNNFNEKAGIINIASTRAFMSQKDSESYSAAKGAIIALTHAMAISLSHKVRVNSISPGWINTIDDASFSKEDILQHPSAKVGNTSDIASTAWFLCNNDFINGENITVDGGMTKLMIYHNDEGWKLDI; encoded by the coding sequence ATGTCAAGTAAAATTTGTATTATAACTGGAGCATCAAACGGTATAGGAAAAGAAATTGCATTATTATTTGCAAAAAACAACTGCGATATAGCATTTATTGATAAAGACAATGAAAACGGTTTAAAACTACAGAAACAGATAAAAGATATGGGCAGAGAATGCCTATTCATAAATGACAACATAGACAATGAAAAATCTATAAAATCATTCACAAACAAAATAATAGAAAAATTCGGCAATGTGGATTATTTAATAAATAATGCATGCTATTCAAATAAAGGACTTTTAAGTAATTGCAGTTATGATGATTTTTTAGAGATTTTCAAAATAGGTGCTGCCGCTCCTTATGAGATTACAAAAAATCTTATGAATAATTTCAATGAAAAAGCCGGCATAATAAATATAGCTTCAACAAGAGCTTTTATGTCGCAAAAAGACAGTGAAAGCTATAGTGCTGCAAAAGGTGCTATTATAGCTTTAACTCATGCGATGGCTATAAGTTTATCTCATAAAGTGAGAGTTAATTCTATTAGCCCGGGTTGGATTAATACCATTGATGATGCCTCATTCAGCAAAGAAGACATACTTCAGCATCCTAGTGCAAAGGTTGGAAACACTTCCGATATAGCTAGTACCGCTTGGTTTCTTTGTAATAATGATTTTATTAACGGAGAAAATATTACAGTAGACGGCGGTATGACAAAACTTATGATATATCATAATGATGAAGGCTGGAAATTAGATATTTAA
- a CDS encoding amino acid ABC transporter permease, giving the protein MDYIISTTLYLLKGTYTTLCLYFVTAIFSLPLSMLFAALQFSSPKFVRYIFDIYAWIFRGTPLILQLIFFYYGLPLMTNNMIAFPAFTSAAVTFILNYSAYLMEIFRAGIESIEKGQYEAGFALNLSYRQIMTRIILPQAVRRVLPPLSNEAINLIKDTALVIVLGIGDLMLHARQILTRDYKLLPFLIAAIIYLLFTSILVFVFRQLEKKYVIRN; this is encoded by the coding sequence ATGGATTATATAATATCTACTACTTTATATTTGCTTAAGGGAACATACACAACTTTATGTCTTTACTTTGTAACGGCAATATTTTCCCTTCCATTATCTATGCTTTTTGCAGCATTACAGTTTAGCTCTCCGAAATTTGTGAGATATATTTTTGATATATATGCTTGGATATTTAGAGGTACTCCTTTAATACTTCAGCTTATATTTTTCTATTACGGACTTCCGCTTATGACCAATAATATGATAGCATTTCCTGCATTTACATCTGCAGCGGTAACATTTATTCTTAACTATTCAGCATATCTTATGGAAATATTCAGAGCTGGTATTGAAAGTATAGAAAAAGGTCAGTATGAGGCAGGTTTCGCACTTAATTTGAGTTACAGACAGATTATGACAAGAATAATTCTTCCTCAGGCTGTAAGAAGAGTTTTACCTCCTCTTTCTAATGAAGCTATTAACTTGATAAAAGATACTGCTTTGGTTATAGTTTTGGGAATAGGCGATTTAATGCTTCATGCAAGACAGATACTTACTAGAGATTATAAATTACTGCCTTTTTTAATAGCAGCTATTATATATTTATTATTTACTTCTATACTTGTGTTTGTATTCAGACAATTGGAGAAAAAGTATGTCATCAGAAACTAA
- a CDS encoding amino acid ABC transporter ATP-binding protein gives MSSETKETNLKVVNIKKHYKGTPAINGVSFTVNKGDILSIIGPSGAGKSSLLRNIIQIEHPDYGEVYIDNEVLFCKREGEKALDISHADFMKRKEKIGMIFQHFNLFPHKTALENIIEAPVIVKKQNKDEAIEEALKLLDSVGLKHKKDSYPNELSGGQKQRVAIARALAMKPEILLCDEPTSALDPELIGEVLTVLKELAKEKMTMIVVSHEISFVHELSTNIAFMDAGKIIAMDTSDNFFNNQSNERIKDFLNKIFHK, from the coding sequence ATGTCATCAGAAACTAAAGAAACTAATTTAAAAGTTGTAAATATAAAAAAACATTATAAAGGAACTCCCGCCATAAATGGAGTATCATTTACAGTTAATAAAGGTGATATACTTTCTATTATAGGACCTTCAGGAGCTGGAAAAAGTTCTCTTTTAAGAAATATTATACAGATAGAGCATCCTGATTATGGTGAGGTTTATATAGATAATGAAGTTCTATTTTGTAAGAGGGAAGGTGAGAAGGCACTTGATATAAGCCATGCCGATTTTATGAAAAGAAAAGAAAAAATAGGTATGATATTTCAGCATTTTAATTTATTTCCTCATAAAACAGCCTTAGAAAATATTATAGAAGCACCTGTTATAGTAAAGAAACAAAATAAAGATGAGGCCATAGAAGAAGCATTGAAACTTCTTGACAGTGTAGGGCTTAAACATAAAAAAGACAGCTATCCGAATGAATTATCCGGCGGACAGAAACAGAGAGTTGCCATTGCAAGAGCTTTGGCTATGAAGCCTGAAATACTTCTTTGCGATGAGCCTACTTCTGCATTGGATCCTGAACTTATAGGAGAAGTTCTCACTGTATTAAAAGAGCTTGCTAAAGAAAAAATGACTATGATTGTTGTAAGCCATGAAATAAGTTTCGTACATGAATTATCTACAAATATTGCTTTTATGGATGCTGGTAAAATTATTGCTATGGATACTTCTGATAATTTCTTTAATAATCAAAGCAATGAAAGAATTAAAGATTTTTTAAATAAAATTTTCCATAAATGA
- a CDS encoding amino acid ABC transporter substrate-binding protein codes for MKRISSILLFIIFAFIVSCGGGDKAAADNTAENNTAAVEDNSLQKVKDAGKLVLGLDDTFAPMGFRDENGEVVGFDIDLAKEVANRLGVALEIKPIEWSSSILSLNKGDVDVLWNGVTINEARKQQINFSKPYLNNKLVIVKAIDDNTINSKDDLSGKVLGVQVGSNDEALTADPSSKNAKEIRRYDVNVNAFLDLQAKRIDAVVIDEVAAQYYISEKKAPFVVVDNSPLTEELYGIGFRKSDAKLLAEVDKILDEMRADGTATKISEKWFAKDIMLK; via the coding sequence ATGAAACGTATATCAAGTATTTTATTATTTATTATTTTTGCATTTATTGTAAGCTGCGGAGGCGGTGATAAAGCTGCTGCTGATAATACTGCAGAAAATAATACTGCTGCAGTAGAAGATAATTCATTGCAAAAAGTAAAAGATGCAGGAAAATTAGTATTGGGGTTAGATGATACTTTTGCACCAATGGGATTTAGAGATGAAAACGGTGAAGTGGTAGGTTTTGATATTGATTTGGCAAAAGAAGTAGCAAACAGACTTGGTGTAGCATTAGAAATAAAACCAATAGAATGGTCTAGTTCAATATTAAGCCTTAATAAAGGTGATGTAGATGTACTTTGGAATGGTGTTACTATCAATGAAGCTAGAAAACAACAAATTAATTTTTCAAAACCTTATCTTAATAACAAATTGGTAATAGTAAAAGCCATTGATGACAACACTATCAATTCTAAAGATGATTTATCAGGAAAAGTATTAGGCGTTCAGGTTGGAAGTAATGATGAAGCGTTAACTGCTGATCCTTCAAGTAAGAATGCTAAAGAGATTAGAAGATATGATGTTAATGTTAATGCATTCTTAGATTTACAGGCTAAAAGAATAGATGCTGTTGTTATAGATGAAGTTGCTGCTCAGTATTATATCTCTGAGAAAAAAGCACCTTTTGTTGTTGTAGATAACAGTCCTTTGACAGAAGAATTATATGGTATAGGATTTAGAAAATCAGACGCTAAACTTTTGGCGGAGGTTGATAAAATATTAGATGAGATGAGAGCTGATGGTACAGCTACTAAAATATCTGAAAAATGGTTTGCTAAAGACATAATGTTAAAGTAG
- a CDS encoding leucine-rich repeat domain-containing protein — MENIDKKIEDQLNNIYDFFKNNNINKYSNYSRKKLLNIKKLDLSSSKLTYIPKEIYILTNLEILDICNNKIEEIPDSICSLVNLKYIDASFNKLKKLPKKISLLQNLEEIDISNNMFKTFPKEIYELKELKSINISGYYLNEIPKEIFSLTNLEKLDLSNNKIANIPNEISKLQNLEKLYLNNNNINKIPKIIEKLSKLKILSLKNNNLEDINEYIGKLKNLEEFYFSSKYTIKAADNFYYLENLKNYI; from the coding sequence ATGGAAAATATAGATAAAAAAATAGAAGATCAACTGAATAATATTTATGATTTTTTTAAAAACAATAATATAAATAAATATAGTAACTATAGCAGAAAAAAACTATTAAATATTAAGAAATTAGATTTAAGCTCTTCAAAATTAACTTATATTCCAAAAGAAATATATATATTAACAAATCTTGAAATTTTGGATATATGCAATAATAAAATAGAAGAAATACCAGATAGTATATGCTCCTTAGTAAATTTAAAATATATTGATGCCAGCTTCAATAAATTAAAAAAATTACCTAAAAAAATATCATTGCTTCAAAATCTTGAAGAGATAGATATATCAAATAATATGTTTAAAACTTTTCCTAAAGAAATATATGAATTGAAAGAATTAAAAAGCATTAATATTTCAGGGTACTATTTAAATGAAATACCAAAAGAAATTTTTAGTCTAACAAATTTAGAAAAATTGGACTTATCTAATAATAAAATAGCAAATATACCTAATGAAATTTCTAAATTACAAAATTTAGAAAAACTTTATTTAAATAATAACAATATAAATAAAATACCTAAAATAATAGAAAAACTTTCTAAATTAAAAATACTATCTTTAAAAAATAATAATTTAGAGGATATTAATGAATATATAGGAAAGTTAAAGAATCTTGAAGAATTTTATTTCAGCAGTAAATATACTATAAAAGCAGCTGATAATTTTTATTATTTAGAAAACTTAAAAAATTATATATAG
- the aroD gene encoding type I 3-dehydroquinate dehydratase, which translates to MENIVKIKNIKLGDGIPKICISVVEKNEKDIIKYIKEISKLPVDIIEWRADFFIDDIAKYNDNFDDIISFSKEIKKLSSKPILFTLRSSKEGGNIKYNTYESIINLYDNIIKNKCFEAIDLELLTLKENDIKKLIKSASSNNIKTIISNHDFNKTPSKKEIISRINKMIKLKCDIAKVAYMPKNKKDVITLLDASNDIKNFPVIAISMGNIGIISRIFGSVLTFASAKRSSAPGQLESMKLKYILDTIYEKI; encoded by the coding sequence ATGGAAAATATAGTAAAAATAAAAAATATAAAATTGGGCGATGGTATTCCAAAAATATGCATATCTGTAGTTGAGAAAAATGAAAAAGATATTATTAAATATATAAAAGAAATAAGTAAACTTCCTGTTGATATTATAGAATGGAGAGCCGATTTTTTTATAGACGATATAGCAAAATATAATGATAACTTTGATGATATAATATCATTTTCAAAAGAGATAAAAAAATTAAGCAGTAAACCAATACTATTTACTTTAAGAAGCAGTAAAGAAGGCGGAAACATTAAATATAATACGTATGAAAGTATTATAAACTTATATGATAATATTATAAAAAACAAATGCTTTGAGGCAATAGATTTAGAATTATTAACATTAAAAGAAAATGATATAAAAAAATTAATTAAATCAGCATCTTCAAACAATATAAAAACTATAATATCAAATCATGACTTCAATAAAACTCCTTCAAAAAAAGAAATAATATCAAGAATCAATAAAATGATAAAATTAAAATGCGATATAGCAAAAGTTGCTTATATGCCTAAAAATAAAAAAGACGTTATTACTCTATTAGATGCTTCAAATGATATAAAAAATTTCCCTGTAATAGCCATATCTATGGGTAATATTGGAATTATAAGCAGAATATTCGGCTCTGTACTCACTTTTGCATCTGCAAAACGCTCATCTGCTCCGGGACAATTAGAGTCTATGAAATTAAAATATATATTAGATACAATTTACGAAAAAATTTAA
- the aroE gene encoding shikimate dehydrogenase translates to MQINAETILTGLFASPSKHSISPIMHNEAFNKLNLNYIYLAFEVDKSNLKEAVNSIKTLNMRGGNLSMPNKKEVIKYLDKISEAAELSQSVNTIVNDNGILTGYSTDGEGFIKSLEEEQVFIKDKNITILGTGGASIAIISQAALYGVKEIYVFKRDTNWNEQKKIIDNIASKTNCNITLYSLENKDILKSKIDNSYILINATSVGMKEDVSIIEDTSFFRNDLVVSDCIYHPAKTKLLKIAEKEGCKIINGMGMLLYQGALAFELWTNKKMPVEYVKNIIFK, encoded by the coding sequence ATGCAAATAAATGCTGAAACTATATTAACTGGACTATTCGCATCTCCTTCAAAACATAGCATATCACCTATTATGCATAATGAAGCATTTAATAAACTTAATCTTAATTATATATATTTAGCTTTTGAAGTTGATAAAAGTAATTTAAAAGAAGCTGTAAATTCTATAAAAACTCTCAATATGAGGGGGGGTAATCTTTCAATGCCTAATAAAAAAGAGGTAATAAAATATTTAGACAAAATATCTGAAGCAGCAGAACTTTCTCAAAGTGTAAATACAATAGTAAATGATAATGGAATACTCACAGGATACAGCACAGACGGAGAAGGTTTTATAAAATCATTAGAAGAAGAACAAGTATTTATAAAAGATAAAAATATCACTATATTAGGTACTGGAGGAGCTTCTATAGCAATAATATCTCAGGCTGCATTGTATGGAGTTAAAGAAATATATGTATTTAAAAGAGATACTAATTGGAATGAACAGAAAAAAATTATAGATAATATTGCTTCAAAAACTAATTGCAATATAACTCTATATTCTTTAGAAAATAAAGATATATTAAAATCAAAAATAGATAATAGTTATATATTGATAAATGCAACAAGTGTAGGTATGAAGGAAGATGTTTCTATTATAGAAGATACTTCATTTTTTAGAAATGATCTTGTAGTAAGCGACTGTATATATCATCCTGCAAAAACTAAATTATTAAAAATTGCAGAAAAAGAAGGATGCAAAATAATAAATGGAATGGGAATGTTATTATATCAGGGTGCTTTAGCTTTTGAACTTTGGACTAATAAAAAAATGCCTGTAGAATATGTAAAAAATATTATATTTAAATAG
- a CDS encoding RidA family protein: MDKKIIKTHKAPQAIGPYSQAVKSGNFIFASGQIPLDPVSGEMAENDIKKQTERVMENIKGLLESENLTMANIIKTTCFLTDMANFAAFNEVYANYFPENPPARSTVAIKALPKDALVEVEIIAVIS; the protein is encoded by the coding sequence ATGGATAAAAAAATCATTAAAACTCACAAAGCACCTCAAGCAATAGGACCTTATTCACAAGCAGTAAAAAGCGGAAATTTCATTTTTGCATCAGGTCAAATACCTTTGGATCCAGTAAGCGGAGAAATGGCTGAAAATGATATAAAAAAACAAACTGAAAGAGTTATGGAAAACATTAAAGGACTTTTAGAGTCAGAAAATTTAACTATGGCTAATATTATTAAAACTACTTGTTTCTTAACAGATATGGCTAATTTTGCAGCTTTTAATGAAGTGTATGCAAATTATTTCCCAGAAAATCCGCCTGCAAGAAGCACTGTTGCTATAAAAGCTTTACCTAAAGATGCTTTAGTAGAAGTTGAAATAATTGCTGTTATAAGCTAA
- a CDS encoding DUF368 domain-containing protein: protein MRNYISYFIKGMAIGIANAIPGVSGGTIAFVLGIYEKLTYSISILPNALIKLKWDEIKESLKVLIPVALGAAISIVLFLKLINYTFTYYPIPTRIFFVGLILGSFPFITKTVEEFNFKVFIAFFIGAFIMAIFVYFDINKPVGATTYAGNFSLIYGIKLFLCGIAAAVAMVIPGISGSLLLLILGEYENISYFISSFVDTFNFSLLIPLIFLGLGVVIGIFGISKLVTILLQKYKSTLFGFVLGIIIVSFLSLWPNMTTMSLPMLASTVISMCVGFLVAIAMEKI, encoded by the coding sequence ATGAGAAACTATATATCATATTTTATCAAAGGAATGGCTATAGGTATTGCAAATGCTATACCAGGTGTATCCGGAGGTACTATAGCTTTTGTATTGGGTATATATGAAAAATTAACTTATTCTATATCTATTTTACCTAATGCATTAATAAAATTAAAATGGGATGAAATTAAAGAAAGTTTAAAAGTTTTAATTCCTGTGGCATTGGGGGCTGCTATTTCTATAGTATTATTTTTAAAACTTATAAACTATACATTTACTTATTATCCTATACCAACTAGAATATTTTTTGTAGGTTTAATATTAGGTTCTTTTCCATTTATTACTAAAACAGTAGAAGAATTTAATTTCAAAGTTTTTATAGCATTTTTTATAGGTGCTTTTATTATGGCGATATTTGTATACTTTGATATAAATAAGCCTGTAGGGGCAACTACTTATGCTGGAAATTTTTCACTTATTTACGGTATTAAATTATTTTTATGCGGTATAGCTGCTGCTGTTGCTATGGTAATACCTGGCATATCCGGTTCTTTGCTTTTACTTATATTGGGAGAATATGAGAATATATCTTATTTTATATCTTCATTTGTAGATACTTTTAATTTCAGCCTTCTAATTCCTTTGATATTTTTAGGTTTAGGCGTTGTTATAGGAATATTCGGAATATCAAAACTTGTAACTATATTACTTCAAAAATATAAATCTACTTTGTTTGGTTTTGTACTTGGTATTATAATAGTATCATTTTTAAGTTTATGGCCTAATATGACAACTATGAGTCTTCCTATGTTAGCTTCTACAGTTATTTCTATGTGTGTGGGCTTCTTGGTTGCTATAGCTATGGAGAAAATATAA
- a CDS encoding tetratricopeptide repeat protein has translation MKTYAAVLASVITIVAILGGVFITKISALSSPERYFQKGKRSYEIENYQEAINNLNEYLSIDSKSRPVNNIAEAYFMVADSLKRLKKYSLAKERLTSIINNPDFAQYSVNAILAYADISRLENQADPYIISKLQEYLKVSDSNLASKINVQYGYQLFLQKKYGEALSYFLRNDGELAVLGRARVYFNMNEYDRAFETYEDFLKYNKTSIYYDEVVRTYLIQVPAMAHKTFVEGNYIKSRMYYTKIAELFPRTEYAEDALFRIAQSYYNEKNYNKALDYYNRVRLNNVYTLDAEALLYIGLSYFKVGRYSDSYKVLDTFISEYPANPNVSRAREYMQALQETLLAIN, from the coding sequence ATGAAAACTTATGCAGCAGTTTTGGCATCTGTTATAACTATAGTAGCAATATTGGGCGGTGTGTTCATTACAAAAATATCGGCTTTATCATCTCCTGAAAGGTATTTCCAAAAGGGTAAAAGAAGCTATGAGATAGAAAATTATCAGGAAGCTATTAATAATTTAAATGAATATTTATCAATAGATAGCAAATCCAGACCTGTAAATAATATAGCTGAAGCATATTTTATGGTTGCAGATTCTTTAAAAAGATTAAAAAAATATTCTCTAGCAAAAGAAAGACTTACAAGTATAATTAATAATCCGGATTTTGCTCAATATTCTGTAAATGCCATTTTAGCTTATGCAGATATATCAAGATTAGAAAATCAGGCTGATCCTTATATAATATCAAAACTGCAAGAATATTTAAAAGTATCAGATTCAAATTTAGCTTCAAAAATAAATGTACAATATGGATATCAATTATTCCTTCAAAAGAAATACGGTGAAGCATTAAGCTATTTTCTAAGAAATGATGGAGAATTGGCTGTGCTTGGAAGAGCAAGAGTTTATTTCAATATGAATGAATATGACAGAGCATTTGAAACTTATGAGGATTTTCTTAAATATAATAAAACAAGCATATATTATGATGAAGTTGTAAGAACTTATTTGATACAGGTTCCTGCTATGGCACATAAAACATTTGTGGAAGGTAATTATATAAAATCAAGAATGTATTATACAAAAATAGCAGAATTATTTCCTAGAACTGAATATGCTGAAGATGCTTTATTTAGAATAGCACAATCATATTATAATGAAAAAAATTATAATAAGGCATTGGATTATTATAACAGAGTAAGACTTAATAATGTTTATACACTAGATGCTGAGGCTTTGCTTTATATAGGTTTATCTTATTTCAAAGTAGGAAGATATTCTGATTCTTATAAAGTTTTAGATACTTTTATATCAGAATATCCTGCTAATCCTAATGTTTCAAGAGCAAGAGAATATATGCAGGCTTTACAGGAAACTTTACTTGCTATTAATTAA